In the genome of Hyphomicrobiales bacterium, one region contains:
- a CDS encoding cysteine desulfurase family protein: MAKSRIYLDYNATAPLRPEAAEAVAHALGVTGNASSVHAEGRAVRAIVEKARGQVAALAGAGEAQVIFTSGGTEANNLTLGPNLHRSGETAGLSRLFVSGIEHPSVLSGHRFAGEAVELIPVLASGVVDLDWLKARLEALPEDEAFLVSVMLANNETGVIQPLAEIAELVHTFGGFVHGDAVQAAGKMEIDLAGLGVDLMSLSAHKIGGPQGAGALIVAEGVVIGDGLLRGGGQEAGRRGGTENVPGIAGFGAAAVAAVEGLSDMARIGELRDEVEAGVCRIAPATAIIGREAERLANTLCFCPPGSSAETLVIAFDLAGVAVSSGSACSSGKVSPSHVLHAMGIARDTAKAAVRVSLGWRTEAAEVGRFLEVWSDIWTRAGVRASAA, from the coding sequence ATGGCCAAGTCACGGATATATCTTGATTATAACGCAACGGCGCCGCTCCGCCCGGAGGCCGCGGAGGCGGTTGCGCACGCGCTCGGCGTCACCGGCAACGCTTCTTCCGTGCATGCGGAAGGCCGCGCCGTGCGCGCCATCGTCGAGAAGGCGCGTGGGCAGGTCGCAGCGCTCGCCGGCGCCGGCGAGGCACAGGTGATCTTCACCAGCGGCGGCACCGAAGCCAATAACCTTACCCTCGGCCCGAACCTGCACCGCAGCGGCGAGACGGCAGGGCTGTCGCGCCTGTTCGTCTCAGGGATCGAGCATCCGAGCGTCTTGTCGGGGCATCGTTTTGCCGGCGAAGCGGTCGAGCTCATTCCGGTGCTGGCGTCGGGCGTGGTCGATCTCGACTGGCTGAAGGCGCGGCTCGAGGCTTTGCCGGAGGATGAGGCATTCCTGGTCTCCGTCATGCTCGCCAACAATGAGACCGGTGTCATCCAGCCGCTCGCCGAGATCGCCGAATTGGTCCACACTTTTGGCGGTTTCGTGCATGGCGATGCGGTCCAGGCGGCGGGCAAGATGGAAATCGATTTGGCCGGACTCGGCGTCGATCTCATGAGCCTGTCGGCGCACAAGATCGGCGGGCCGCAGGGCGCCGGCGCCTTGATTGTCGCCGAGGGCGTCGTCATTGGCGATGGTCTGCTGCGCGGCGGTGGCCAGGAAGCCGGACGGCGCGGTGGCACCGAGAATGTGCCCGGCATCGCCGGATTCGGCGCCGCGGCAGTGGCGGCGGTGGAGGGGCTTTCGGATATGGCGCGGATTGGCGAATTACGCGACGAGGTCGAGGCCGGCGTGTGCCGGATTGCACCGGCCACCGCGATCATTGGCCGCGAGGCTGAGCGTCTCGCCAATACGCTATGTTTTTGCCCGCCGGGCTCGTCGGCGGAGACGTTGGTTATCGCCTTCGACCTCGCTGGTGTCGCGGTCAGCTCCGGGTCCGCCTGTTCTTCGGGCAAGGTTTCACCCTCCCACGTGCTACACGCGATGGGCATTGCCCGCGACACGGCGAAAGCCGCGGTGCGCGTGTCGCTGGGCTGGAGGACGGAGGCGGCCGAAGTCGGACGCTTCCTCGAGGTCTGGTCGGACATCTGGACCCGCGCCGGTGTCCGGGCGAGTGCCGCGTAG
- a CDS encoding alpha/beta hydrolase — protein MPEVIFTGPAGRIEGRYQPGRIENAPIAIILHPHPQFGGTMNNQMVYELYYMFVERKFAVLRFNFRGVGRSQGIFDHGQGELSDAAAALDWLQSFNPDARSCWIAGFSFGAWIGMQLLMRRPEIDGFISIAPPANLYDFSFLAPCPSSGLVLHGDKDAVVPMEAVKGLVERLKTQKGIVIHHQTVTGANHFFESKVGEAVGCVADYVDQRLAALGANAA, from the coding sequence ATGCCGGAAGTCATTTTCACGGGTCCCGCGGGGCGCATCGAAGGGCGTTACCAGCCTGGCCGCATCGAAAACGCGCCGATCGCCATCATCCTGCACCCCCATCCGCAGTTCGGCGGCACCATGAACAATCAGATGGTCTACGAGCTGTACTACATGTTCGTGGAGCGCAAGTTCGCGGTGCTGCGCTTCAATTTCCGCGGCGTCGGGCGCAGCCAGGGGATTTTCGACCACGGCCAGGGCGAGCTTTCCGATGCGGCCGCGGCGCTCGACTGGCTGCAGAGCTTCAATCCGGACGCGCGTTCGTGCTGGATCGCCGGCTTTTCCTTCGGCGCCTGGATCGGCATGCAGCTTCTGATGCGCCGACCGGAGATCGATGGCTTCATTTCCATCGCCCCGCCGGCCAATCTTTACGATTTCAGTTTCCTCGCCCCCTGCCCTTCCTCCGGGCTGGTCCTGCACGGCGACAAGGACGCGGTGGTGCCGATGGAAGCGGTCAAGGGTCTGGTCGAGCGCCTGAAGACCCAGAAGGGCATCGTCATCCACCATCAGACGGTGACCGGCGCCAACCATTTCTTCGAAAGCAAGGTCGGGGAGGCAGTGGGCTGCGTCGCCGACTATGTCGACCAGCGGCTTGCCGCCTTGGGCGCCAACGCGGCTTAG
- a CDS encoding DUF938 domain-containing protein, protein MSGAAKQVSPSAERNLAPIIDVLGPHLPEAGLVLEIASGTGQHAAAFGRRFPQLTFQPSDPNPSARASIEAWRAEAGAKNLRKPLDLNVTAPDWWTLLDTPVAALIAINLIHISPWAATEGLFAGAGRLIAEGGLAYLYGPYKRDGAQTAASNAAFDASLRRTDPAWGLRDIADVADVAARNGLHLKEVAAMPANNFSLLFRKLAR, encoded by the coding sequence GTGTCCGGCGCAGCCAAACAGGTCTCGCCGTCTGCCGAGCGCAACTTGGCGCCGATCATCGACGTGCTCGGGCCACACCTGCCGGAGGCGGGGCTGGTGCTCGAAATCGCAAGCGGCACCGGCCAGCATGCCGCTGCCTTCGGCCGCCGCTTCCCGCAACTCACATTTCAGCCGAGCGATCCCAATCCCTCGGCCCGCGCCAGCATCGAGGCCTGGCGGGCCGAGGCGGGGGCGAAAAACCTGCGAAAGCCCCTCGATCTCAACGTGACGGCGCCTGATTGGTGGACGCTGCTCGACACACCGGTGGCGGCGCTGATCGCCATCAATCTCATTCACATTTCGCCTTGGGCCGCGACCGAGGGGCTGTTCGCAGGCGCCGGCCGGCTCATCGCCGAAGGCGGCCTTGCCTATCTTTACGGTCCCTATAAGCGCGACGGCGCCCAAACGGCGGCATCAAACGCCGCGTTCGACGCCAGCCTGCGCCGAACCGACCCCGCCTGGGGGCTGCGCGACATCGCCGATGTGGCGGATGTCGCCGCCAGAAACGGCTTGCACCTCAAGGAGGTGGCGGCAATGCCCGCGAACAATTTTTCGCTGCTGTTTCGGAAACTGGCTCGCTAA
- the tyrS gene encoding tyrosine--tRNA ligase, giving the protein MAGFKSDFMRALSERGFIHQCSHPDALDAAARAGGLTAYVGYDCTAPSLHVGHLLSIMTLRWLQKCGGKPIALMGGGTTKVGDPSGRDETRKLLTSAEIDANMASIKETFARFLTFGEKPGDALMANNADWLDRLNYIDFLRDYGRHFTINRMLAFESVKLRLDREQPLTFLEFNYMILQAYDFLELNRRHGCTLQMGGSDQWGNIVNGIELARRVEGAQLFALTTPLLATASGAKMGKTAAGAVWLNADMLGPYDYWQYWRNTEDADVGRFLRLFTELPLDEIDRLEALKGEEINEAKKLLANEATALLHGREAAELAEETARKTFEEGTLGEGLPSVEISRNELRGGYGLLRALVSANLAKSNGEARRAVEGGGVRVNDIAVSDARMTLTPEALTREGVIKLSVGKKRHALLRAV; this is encoded by the coding sequence ATGGCGGGCTTCAAATCGGATTTCATGCGCGCGCTGTCCGAGCGCGGCTTCATCCATCAATGCTCGCACCCGGACGCGCTCGACGCGGCAGCCCGTGCCGGCGGGCTTACCGCCTATGTCGGCTATGACTGCACCGCGCCGTCGCTCCATGTCGGCCATCTGCTTTCGATCATGACCCTGCGTTGGTTGCAGAAGTGCGGCGGAAAGCCGATCGCGCTAATGGGCGGCGGCACGACCAAGGTCGGCGACCCTTCCGGCCGGGACGAGACGCGCAAGCTTCTCACCTCGGCCGAGATCGACGCCAACATGGCCAGTATCAAAGAGACCTTTGCGCGCTTCTTGACCTTCGGCGAAAAACCCGGCGATGCGCTGATGGCCAACAATGCCGACTGGCTCGACCGTCTCAACTATATCGATTTCCTGCGCGACTATGGCCGCCACTTCACCATCAATCGGATGCTGGCCTTCGAATCGGTCAAGCTCAGGCTCGACCGCGAGCAGCCGCTGACGTTCCTCGAATTCAACTACATGATCCTTCAGGCTTACGACTTCCTGGAGCTCAACCGCCGGCATGGCTGCACATTGCAGATGGGCGGCTCCGACCAGTGGGGCAATATCGTCAACGGCATCGAGCTCGCCCGCCGGGTCGAAGGCGCGCAGCTTTTCGCCCTGACGACGCCGCTCTTGGCGACCGCCTCGGGAGCCAAGATGGGCAAGACGGCCGCCGGCGCGGTGTGGCTCAACGCCGACATGCTCGGTCCCTACGATTACTGGCAATATTGGCGCAACACCGAGGATGCCGATGTCGGGCGCTTTCTGCGCCTGTTCACCGAGCTGCCGCTCGACGAGATCGATCGCCTGGAGGCGCTCAAGGGCGAGGAGATCAACGAGGCCAAGAAGCTGCTGGCGAACGAGGCGACGGCGCTGCTGCACGGTCGCGAAGCAGCGGAACTGGCCGAGGAAACCGCGCGCAAGACCTTCGAGGAAGGCACCCTCGGCGAGGGCCTCCCGAGCGTCGAGATCTCGCGCAACGAACTTCGTGGCGGTTATGGGCTGTTGCGGGCGCTGGTCTCCGCCAACCTGGCCAAGTCGAACGGCGAGGCGCGCCGCGCGGTCGAAGGTGGCGGCGTCAGGGTCAACGACATAGCGGTTTCCGATGCCCGGATGACGCTGACCCCCGAGGCCTTGACGCGCGAGGGGGTGATCAAGCTGTCGGTCGGCAAGAAGCGCCACGCGCTGCTGCGCGCCGTCTAG
- a CDS encoding SDR family oxidoreductase → MARIVVTGANRGIGLELARHLAVRGDEVVAACRSASPQLKALQVESHEGVDVTDEASVRRFAQAVAGKPVDILINNAGILSHETLEDLDFDRMRRQFEVNALGPLRVTAALLAALKKGSKVAIITSRMGSLADNTSGGAYGYRASKAAASMIGVSLARDLKPKGISVVILHPGYVRTEMTGRTGMVEPADAAANLIARIDELTLQRTGQFLHAEGAPLPW, encoded by the coding sequence TTGGCACGCATTGTGGTCACGGGAGCCAATCGGGGCATCGGCCTTGAACTGGCGCGCCATCTCGCCGTGCGCGGAGACGAGGTCGTCGCGGCGTGCCGCTCCGCTTCGCCGCAGCTCAAGGCGCTGCAGGTCGAGAGTCACGAAGGCGTGGATGTGACCGACGAGGCCTCCGTGCGGCGGTTCGCGCAAGCGGTTGCCGGCAAACCCGTCGATATCCTGATCAACAATGCCGGCATTCTGAGCCACGAGACGCTGGAAGATCTCGACTTCGACCGTATGCGGCGCCAGTTCGAGGTCAACGCGCTTGGGCCGCTCCGTGTCACGGCGGCGCTGCTGGCGGCGCTGAAAAAGGGATCGAAGGTTGCCATCATCACCAGCCGGATGGGCTCGCTGGCCGACAATACCTCTGGAGGGGCCTACGGTTACCGCGCCTCCAAGGCCGCGGCGAGTATGATCGGCGTCTCCCTTGCCCGCGATCTCAAACCGAAGGGGATTTCCGTCGTCATCCTTCACCCCGGCTACGTCAGAACCGAGATGACCGGCCGTACGGGGATGGTCGAGCCCGCCGACGCGGCCGCCAATTTGATTGCGCGGATCGACGAGCTGACGCTGCAGCGGACAGGCCAGTTCCTGCACGCCGAAGGCGCCCCGCTG